The region AATAGTGATAAAACTATTAGAATTTTTTTCAACGTTATCATTTGGTCATTTTGCTAATTTAAACAATCTATCTCTGTTTGATGATTCTACCACTTTCATAAAGTAAATAACTGCATGCGGACTACTGGTAATAGTGAACAAACTTTTCATTGCAATTATAGCTGTAATTGTTGTAACATCAGGTGTTTCTTCAGTGTATGCACACAAGACTGTCATTGTAGGGCCTTATGAGATTGAGGTTGGCTGGAGAGACGAACCTCCACTCGTAAGCCAGCAGAACGCAGTAGTGTTCAAGATAACACAGGATGGGAGCGGTGTGACAAACGCATTCAGGGATCTGACTGCTACCATAAAATCTGGCAGCGTATCAAAGCAGCTTGATATTCTGTCAGATGTGCGAGCTGGCCATTATTACTCAAAAATAATTCCTACCAAAGTAGGCACACTTGTTGTGGAACTAAAGGGCACAATTAACGGCGTGCAAGTAAATGAACAAGTAGCAATAGAGGATGTGGAAGATATCAACCTCCTTGCGTTTCCGCCTACCAGTGCTTCCGGACTGCCAGATTTAGCTCAGCTAAAGAACGCAATGAGTTCATTACAAAAAGATGTCGCACAACTCAAATCAGGCAGTATGGGACCTGCGCAAGATGCCGACCTTGGCAAGTCATACGACTATGCCGTGTTTGCCTTGGGAATAGGAGCAGCTGGAGTAATCCTTGCGGTAGTGGCATTAATAAAAAGAAAATGAGTTTGTTCTAAAGTCGTGGAATTACTTTAGATCTTGCAGTGACAGCAACAATGCTGATTATGGCTACTGCCAAAATCATCATGGCAATCTGACCAAATTCTGGTACAACACGTGCTGAGATGGTTTCACCTTTTGGACCTGTCCATGTTGCTGGATCAGCATCTGGTAACCCAAAACCTAGTATTGTTACTTGAACATCCACTGGGCTATCTGAGCTCAGAGCGTCAGTAATGTGCAAGCCTGTGTCTCCTGGATGTATGTGTCCTTCCTCAGTTAGAACTACTTGGCCGTCTTGCGTGGCAGTTATCTCATAGTTTGCGTGGTCTGATTTTCCATCAGCACTTTCAAATTCTACTTCGAGAACTAGTTCCTCACCAGCGGTCGGCTTGTCTGCGTGTATCTTGACCATCCATGATCCGTCTGCTGTCATTGCTATTGCAGGTTCATCATGGTCCATCATCTCTCCGTCCTTGTCTGTCATCTTGTCATGATGATCGTCATCATGCGCTGCCTGGACTATTACTACTCCCTGCATCCATGGGTGTACAAGACAGAAGTATGGGAATTCACCTTCTTCCTCAAATTTGTGAGAGAAGGTCTTTCCTGCCATGAATAAACCACTATCAAAGTTTCCATCTGGGCCGCCTGCCTTGATATCCCCGCTTGTCACGGTGTGTGCAGCTGTATCATCGTTTGTCCAAACCACTTCACTTCCAACATCGATTACTGCCTCGTGTGGGATAAAGCACTCGTTGGTTGTCTCGCATCCTGGTGATGATGAGCCTGCTGGAATACTTACTTCCACAGTCGCATGATCAGCAAATGCCGATGGAGCTACCATCATCAAAGCAAGAACTGCAAAGATGGAGCCTATGGCTATTGTCTTCATTGCGTTGGATGTAATCTGAGATCCATAAAAATCCTTATCAGGATTCCCGTTACTTTGGCTCTATTTCCTG is a window of Candidatus Nitrosotenuis uzonensis DNA encoding:
- a CDS encoding PEFG-CTERM sorting domain-containing protein, yielding MKTIAIGSIFAVLALMMVAPSAFADHATVEVSIPAGSSSPGCETTNECFIPHEAVIDVGSEVVWTNDDTAAHTVTSGDIKAGGPDGNFDSGLFMAGKTFSHKFEEEGEFPYFCLVHPWMQGVVIVQAAHDDDHHDKMTDKDGEMMDHDEPAIAMTADGSWMVKIHADKPTAGEELVLEVEFESADGKSDHANYEITATQDGQVVLTEEGHIHPGDTGLHITDALSSDSPVDVQVTILGFGLPDADPATWTGPKGETISARVVPEFGQIAMMILAVAIISIVAVTARSKVIPRL